From the genome of Actinomycetota bacterium, one region includes:
- the gap gene encoding type I glyceraldehyde-3-phosphate dehydrogenase has protein sequence MAVRVGINGFGRIGRNVFRAATSRAQGEVEIVAVNDLTDAKTLAYLLKYDSVFGVYPGTVEHEGEAIIVDGTPIRVLAERDPGNLAWGDMGVDVVVESTGFFTKRPDAAKHLDGGAKKVIISAPATDPDLTIVLGVNDDQYDPAKDDVVSNASCTTNCLAPVAKVLDDAFGLEQGFMTTCHAYTNDQRILDLPHSDLRRARAAALSIIPTSTGAARAIGEVLPHLKGKLDGIALRVPTPDGSVVDMVAELRDGPGADEINEALKEAADGPMKGVLGYCDDPMVSRDIVGDSRSSVVDTALTMTMGKQAKVISWYDNEWGYSCRVVDLAQKLLP, from the coding sequence ATGGCGGTACGCGTGGGCATCAACGGGTTCGGTCGCATCGGCCGCAATGTCTTCCGGGCGGCGACCAGCCGCGCGCAGGGCGAGGTCGAGATCGTCGCCGTCAACGACCTGACGGACGCCAAGACCCTGGCGTACCTGCTCAAGTACGACTCGGTATTCGGGGTGTATCCGGGCACGGTGGAGCACGAGGGCGAGGCCATCATCGTGGATGGCACGCCCATCCGCGTGCTGGCTGAGCGCGATCCTGGCAACCTCGCCTGGGGCGACATGGGCGTGGACGTCGTGGTGGAGAGCACGGGCTTCTTCACCAAGCGCCCCGACGCCGCCAAGCATCTGGACGGCGGCGCGAAGAAGGTGATCATCTCGGCGCCGGCCACCGATCCGGACCTCACCATCGTGCTGGGCGTGAACGATGACCAGTACGACCCGGCAAAGGACGACGTGGTGTCCAACGCCTCGTGCACCACCAACTGCCTCGCGCCCGTGGCCAAGGTGCTCGACGACGCCTTCGGCCTGGAGCAGGGCTTCATGACCACCTGCCACGCGTACACCAACGACCAGCGCATCCTCGACCTGCCGCACTCCGATCTTCGCCGTGCCCGCGCGGCCGCGCTCTCGATCATCCCCACGTCCACCGGCGCCGCCCGCGCCATCGGCGAGGTGCTGCCGCACCTCAAAGGCAAGCTCGACGGCATCGCGCTGCGCGTGCCCACGCCCGATGGCTCGGTGGTCGACATGGTGGCCGAGCTTCGCGACGGCCCCGGCGCCGACGAGATCAACGAGGCCCTGAAGGAGGCCGCGGACGGCCCCATGAAGGGCGTCCTCGGCTACTGCGACGACCCGATGGTGTCGCGCGACATCGTGGGCGACTCCCGCTCGTCGGTGGTGGACACCGCGCTGACCATGACCATGGGCAAGCAGGCCAAGGTGATCTCCTGGTACGACAACGAGTGGGGCTACTCGTGCCGGGTGGTCGACCTCGCGCAGAAGCTGTTGCCGTAA
- a CDS encoding phosphoglycerate kinase, producing the protein MASLVQVDSPGQSWAQERVLVRADLNAPLEGAAGGPQRVADDARIRASVATLRHLLDGGAAVAVCSHLGRPKGQRVAELSLAPCAARLSELLGQPVELLDDCMGTQVEARIRGLAPGEIVMLENLRFHPEEEANDGVFADRLAAGFTKYVDDAFGAAHRAHASTEAVARRLDPCAGLLLAREVQVLGGLLDSPDVPFVAVLGGSKVSDKLPLIENLLDRADRILIGGAMCFTFLKALGDPVGTSLHEDEHAQALALRLLDRAGKVNCTLQLPTDILVADRFDAGAELQVVPSDEIPDGWMGVDIGPRTAEAYREVIMGAGTVFWNGPMGAFEISPFAEGTRAVAEAMAASPAATVAGGGDSGAALGDMGLADQLTWVSTGGGAALELMEGRMLPGVATLPTA; encoded by the coding sequence ATGGCGTCCCTGGTCCAGGTGGATTCCCCGGGCCAGTCGTGGGCCCAGGAGCGCGTGCTGGTGCGGGCCGACCTCAACGCGCCCCTCGAGGGCGCCGCGGGCGGCCCGCAGCGCGTGGCCGATGACGCCCGCATCAGGGCCTCGGTGGCCACCCTGCGCCACCTGCTCGATGGTGGCGCCGCCGTGGCGGTGTGCTCGCACCTCGGGCGCCCCAAGGGCCAGCGCGTGGCAGAGCTCTCGCTCGCGCCGTGCGCCGCACGGCTCTCGGAGTTGCTCGGCCAGCCCGTGGAGCTGCTGGACGACTGCATGGGCACGCAGGTCGAGGCCCGCATCCGCGGCCTGGCCCCCGGCGAGATCGTGATGCTCGAGAACCTGCGATTCCACCCGGAGGAGGAGGCCAACGACGGGGTGTTCGCCGACCGCCTGGCTGCCGGCTTCACCAAGTACGTGGACGATGCCTTCGGCGCGGCGCACCGCGCGCACGCATCCACCGAGGCCGTGGCACGCCGGCTCGACCCCTGCGCCGGCCTTCTGCTGGCGCGCGAGGTGCAGGTGCTCGGCGGGCTGCTCGATAGCCCCGATGTGCCGTTCGTCGCCGTGCTCGGCGGGTCGAAGGTGAGCGACAAGCTTCCGCTCATCGAGAACCTGCTCGACCGGGCCGATCGCATCCTCATCGGCGGGGCCATGTGCTTCACGTTCCTCAAGGCGCTGGGCGACCCCGTGGGCACCTCGCTGCACGAGGACGAGCATGCCCAGGCGCTGGCCCTGCGACTGCTCGACCGCGCCGGCAAGGTGAACTGCACGCTGCAGCTGCCCACCGACATCCTCGTGGCCGACCGCTTCGACGCCGGCGCCGAGCTGCAGGTGGTGCCGAGCGATGAGATCCCCGATGGCTGGATGGGCGTGGACATCGGCCCGCGCACGGCCGAGGCCTACCGCGAGGTGATCATGGGCGCCGGCACCGTGTTCTGGAATGGGCCCATGGGCGCGTTCGAGATCTCGCCCTTCGCCGAGGGCACCCGTGCCGTGGCCGAGGCCATGGCGGCATCGCCCGCCGCCACGGTGGCCGGCGGGGGCGACTCCGGCGCGGCGCTTGGCGACATGGGGCTGGCCGACCAGCTCACGTGGGTATCCACGGGTGGCGGTGCGGCCCTGGAGCTGATGGAGGGGCGCATGCTTCCGGGCGTCGCGACCCTGCCGACGGCATGA
- a CDS encoding triose-phosphate isomerase — MSTGRRPLVAGNWKMHKTAAEARDFCAALGGMVDAAASVDVAVCPPFTALQASADALAGTPIAVYAQNVHEAESGASTGEISAGMLIDAGADGALVGHSERRAAGDTDAQVAARVRVGIDAGLLVVMCCGESIDIRRAGETEAWVTRQVREGLAQATAADIDRLVIAYEPIWAIGTGETATPEQAQEACAIVRAVAAEVVDGERLRVLYGGSVNPGNAAELMACPDVDGALVGGASLDPESFLAIVAAAA, encoded by the coding sequence ATGAGCACCGGCCGCCGCCCGCTGGTGGCGGGCAACTGGAAGATGCACAAGACGGCCGCCGAGGCCCGCGACTTCTGCGCGGCGCTTGGCGGCATGGTCGATGCCGCGGCGTCGGTGGACGTGGCGGTGTGCCCGCCCTTCACCGCCCTGCAGGCATCTGCCGATGCGCTGGCCGGCACGCCCATCGCCGTGTACGCGCAGAACGTGCACGAGGCCGAGTCAGGCGCATCCACCGGCGAGATCTCGGCCGGCATGCTCATCGACGCCGGCGCCGACGGCGCGCTGGTGGGCCACTCCGAGCGCCGCGCGGCGGGGGACACAGATGCCCAGGTGGCCGCCCGGGTGCGGGTTGGCATCGACGCCGGGCTGCTGGTGGTCATGTGCTGCGGGGAGTCCATTGACATCCGGCGGGCGGGTGAGACCGAGGCGTGGGTCACCCGCCAGGTGCGCGAGGGGCTCGCACAGGCGACGGCGGCCGACATCGACCGGCTGGTCATCGCGTACGAGCCCATCTGGGCCATCGGCACGGGGGAGACCGCCACGCCCGAGCAGGCGCAGGAGGCCTGCGCCATCGTGCGCGCCGTGGCGGCCGAGGTGGTGGACGGCGAGCGCCTGCGCGTGCTCTACGGCGGCAGCGTGAACCCGGGCAACGCCGCCGAGCTCATGGCTTGCCCCGATGTGGACGGTGCCCTGGTGGGCGGCGCGAGCCTCGATCCGGAATCGTTCCTGGCCATCGTGGCCGCCGCCGCATGA
- a CDS encoding 2,3-bisphosphoglycerate-independent phosphoglycerate mutase: protein MSGPLVLVVIDGFGVAPPGPGNAVTLARTPALDALAAEGSATLLQASGLPVGLPEGQMGNSEVGHLNLGAGRRVPQMLVRIDEAVAAPGGLAQVPAIAAALANGRGSTLHLVGLVGDGGVHASQRHLIALLDAARAEGVDRVVVHAITDGRDSRPDSALPAIRDLEGSGARVGTVVGRYWAMDRDHRWDRTQRAYDAMVAGRGEAAATASDAVQRSYESGVTDEFIEPWVIGDPADGRIRPGDQVIVWNFRPDRARQITQALGDPAFDGFDRGAEPPMPAISTMTRLRREWDYPVAFEAEDVRQGLAESVSDAGRSQLHVAETEKYAHVTYFFNGGREDPFDGEDRLLVQSPQHVATYDEAPEMSAMGIRDAVVGALGEGGRDFIVVNFANADMVGHTGVVPAAVRGIEAVDRCMADIRPAVAAAGGLLIVTADHGNSEVMIEPDGTANTAHTTNPVPLWIDRPGLPLREGRLGDVAPTACALLGWDAPPAMTGDVLLDPAD from the coding sequence ATGAGCGGACCCCTCGTGCTGGTGGTGATCGACGGCTTCGGCGTGGCGCCGCCGGGACCCGGCAACGCCGTCACCCTTGCGCGCACTCCTGCGCTCGATGCGCTGGCCGCCGAGGGGTCGGCCACCCTGCTGCAGGCGAGCGGCCTACCCGTGGGCCTGCCCGAGGGGCAGATGGGCAACAGCGAGGTGGGGCACCTCAACCTGGGCGCCGGCCGGCGCGTGCCGCAGATGCTCGTGCGCATCGACGAGGCCGTGGCGGCCCCGGGCGGACTGGCGCAGGTGCCCGCCATCGCGGCGGCCCTGGCCAACGGGCGCGGGTCGACCCTGCACCTGGTGGGATTGGTGGGCGACGGCGGGGTGCACGCCAGCCAGCGCCACCTCATCGCCCTGCTCGACGCCGCCCGCGCCGAGGGGGTGGATCGCGTGGTGGTGCACGCCATCACCGACGGCCGCGACTCGCGCCCCGACTCGGCGCTGCCGGCGATACGCGACCTCGAGGGCAGTGGCGCCCGGGTGGGCACCGTGGTGGGCCGGTACTGGGCCATGGACCGCGACCATCGGTGGGACCGCACCCAGCGCGCATACGACGCCATGGTTGCGGGTCGGGGCGAGGCCGCAGCCACGGCATCCGACGCCGTGCAGCGCTCGTACGAGTCAGGCGTGACCGACGAGTTCATCGAGCCGTGGGTGATCGGCGACCCGGCGGATGGGCGCATCAGGCCAGGTGATCAGGTGATCGTGTGGAACTTCCGCCCCGACCGCGCCCGGCAGATCACCCAGGCGCTGGGCGACCCGGCATTCGACGGCTTCGACCGAGGTGCGGAGCCCCCGATGCCCGCCATCAGCACCATGACGCGCCTTCGTCGTGAGTGGGACTACCCGGTGGCGTTCGAGGCCGAGGATGTGCGCCAGGGCCTCGCGGAGTCGGTAAGCGACGCCGGCCGCAGCCAGTTGCATGTGGCCGAGACCGAGAAGTACGCGCACGTGACCTACTTCTTCAACGGGGGCCGCGAGGATCCGTTCGACGGCGAGGACCGCCTGCTCGTGCAGAGCCCGCAGCACGTGGCCACCTACGACGAGGCCCCCGAGATGAGCGCCATGGGAATCCGCGACGCCGTGGTGGGCGCGCTGGGCGAGGGCGGGCGTGACTTCATCGTCGTCAACTTCGCCAACGCCGACATGGTGGGCCACACGGGCGTGGTGCCCGCGGCGGTGCGCGGCATCGAGGCCGTGGACCGCTGCATGGCCGACATCCGCCCGGCGGTGGCAGCGGCGGGCGGCCTGCTCATCGTCACGGCCGACCACGGCAACTCCGAGGTGATGATTGAGCCGGATGGCACGGCCAACACCGCGCACACCACCAACCCCGTGCCGCTGTGGATCGACCGCCCGGGCCTGCCGCTGCGCGAAGGCCGCCTGGGCGACGTGGCGCCCACCGCCTGCGCGCTGTTGGGGTGGGATGCCCCTCCTGCTATGACCGGTGACGTCCTTCTCGACCCGGCCGACTAG
- a CDS encoding DUF4190 domain-containing protein: MQRQPPPPPRGSEPGAPRERSGRATASLVLGIVGVLVFPVVCSTLAIIFGALALRDIGNRTDIAGRKMAWWGLGLGIAGLIIGIVLIAYRFA, encoded by the coding sequence ATGCAGCGCCAGCCGCCCCCGCCCCCGCGCGGGTCGGAGCCCGGCGCGCCGCGCGAGCGATCGGGCCGTGCCACGGCGTCGCTGGTGCTGGGCATCGTCGGGGTGCTGGTGTTTCCGGTGGTGTGCTCCACCCTTGCCATCATCTTCGGTGCCCTGGCGCTGCGCGACATCGGCAATCGCACGGACATCGCCGGGCGCAAGATGGCGTGGTGGGGCCTGGGCCTGGGCATCGCAGGGCTGATCATCGGCATCGTCCTCATCGCCTACCGCTTCGCATAG
- a CDS encoding carboxymuconolactone decarboxylase family protein, which translates to MGAVSGGISVKDGSPDGYRALAALTRAEHPDHALAVLVKLRASRINNCRFCEDAHTAGALEAGVSDDRIAATADWQASDLFDGREGAALALTDLLTRSGDLARAEDPSMAPAWDAAAGAFPGDDLLQLVFTIAGINAWNRMMISEAVISEG; encoded by the coding sequence ATCGGCGCGGTATCGGGGGGCATCAGCGTGAAGGACGGCTCGCCCGACGGCTACCGGGCGCTGGCCGCGCTCACGCGCGCGGAGCACCCCGACCACGCCCTGGCCGTGCTCGTCAAGCTGCGCGCGTCGCGCATCAACAACTGCCGCTTCTGCGAGGACGCCCACACGGCGGGCGCGCTCGAGGCCGGCGTGTCGGACGACCGCATCGCGGCCACCGCCGACTGGCAGGCGTCTGACCTGTTCGACGGCCGCGAGGGCGCCGCCCTGGCCCTCACAGACCTGCTCACCCGCAGCGGCGACCTCGCCCGGGCCGAGGACCCCTCGATGGCTCCGGCGTGGGATGCTGCCGCCGGGGCCTTTCCCGGGGACGACCTTCTGCAGCTGGTGTTCACCATCGCCGGCATCAACGCCTGGAACCGCATGATGATCTCGGAGGCCGTGATCTCCGAGGGCTAA
- a CDS encoding preprotein translocase subunit TatB has product MTRDTIAAMARGQVLEVLADDPMVFLDLPAWCHDAGHEVLSMEQRRDVITSLIRVG; this is encoded by the coding sequence ATGACCCGGGACACGATCGCGGCCATGGCCCGTGGCCAGGTGCTTGAGGTTCTGGCCGACGACCCAATGGTATTCCTCGACCTGCCCGCCTGGTGCCACGACGCCGGGCACGAGGTGCTCTCGATGGAGCAGCGGCGCGACGTCATCACGTCGCTCATCCGCGTGGGCTAG
- a CDS encoding aminotransferase class V-fold PLP-dependent enzyme → MTGYLDHASAWPLSDAVRAEMDRWTAHVGSPMALHEAARGPADAIAAAREQVAALTAWSAECVIFTAGPTEARNLAIKGSLAAGGVEAPVIVADPLAHISTLAVARTLTRRTGEMRLSPVDSTGRVSTVDLATTVTSSAGGGANDEGKGSSIRATTGDMRAGAPADVVVITHGQAEVGTLQEAAALAAAVRAACPDAVIVLDAEETAGLIPLDDGLGADLVVIGGRTLGAPPWTGALLVRAGTRLHPLVEGGLEEGGKRGGAHDVPGIAALGVAAREARAGRDARVATMRRHAATLADGMLAVPGTRLNGPHVGERLPGHVQVSAEGVEGEAVALAMAARGVAVSPGSACTFGAGKASPVLEAMGLNDQLARSAVLVTAGPGTTDAEVAKAIAAYAAAVESLRGMAPG, encoded by the coding sequence ATGACGGGCTACCTCGACCACGCGTCCGCATGGCCGCTCTCCGATGCGGTGCGCGCCGAGATGGACCGCTGGACCGCGCACGTGGGTAGCCCCATGGCCCTGCACGAGGCCGCGCGGGGCCCCGCCGACGCCATCGCGGCGGCGCGCGAGCAGGTGGCGGCGCTCACCGCCTGGTCCGCGGAGTGCGTGATCTTCACCGCCGGCCCCACCGAGGCGCGCAACCTCGCGATCAAGGGGTCGCTGGCCGCGGGCGGCGTCGAGGCGCCGGTGATCGTCGCCGACCCCCTCGCCCACATATCCACGCTCGCCGTGGCGCGCACACTCACGCGGCGCACCGGCGAGATGCGCCTGAGCCCGGTCGACTCCACCGGGCGCGTCTCCACGGTGGACCTCGCGACGACGGTCACATCGAGCGCCGGAGGTGGCGCGAACGACGAAGGCAAAGGAAGTTCGATACGGGCCACCACAGGGGATATGAGGGCCGGCGCCCCTGCAGATGTCGTGGTGATCACCCATGGACAGGCCGAGGTGGGAACGCTCCAGGAGGCCGCGGCGCTCGCGGCGGCGGTGCGCGCTGCGTGCCCGGATGCCGTGATCGTTCTGGACGCCGAGGAGACCGCCGGGCTGATACCCCTCGATGACGGCCTCGGCGCCGACCTGGTGGTGATCGGCGGCCGCACGCTGGGGGCGCCGCCGTGGACGGGCGCGCTGCTGGTGCGCGCGGGCACGCGACTTCATCCCCTGGTCGAGGGCGGCCTCGAGGAGGGCGGCAAGCGCGGTGGCGCCCATGACGTGCCCGGCATCGCCGCGCTCGGGGTGGCCGCGCGCGAGGCACGCGCGGGTCGCGATGCGCGGGTGGCCACCATGCGCCGCCATGCCGCCACCTTGGCCGACGGCATGCTCGCGGTTCCGGGAACCCGGCTGAACGGCCCACACGTGGGTGAGCGGCTTCCAGGCCATGTGCAGGTGTCAGCCGAGGGCGTGGAGGGCGAGGCCGTGGCGCTCGCCATGGCCGCGCGGGGGGTGGCGGTGTCTCCCGGGTCGGCATGCACCTTCGGCGCGGGCAAGGCATCGCCGGTGCTCGAGGCCATGGGACTGAATGACCAGCTCGCGCGCTCGGCCGTTCTGGTGACCGCCGGGCCCGGCACCACCGACGCCGAGGTGGCAAAGGCCATCGCCGCCTACGCGGCCGCGGTGGAGTCCCTTCGCGGGATGGCGCCGGGATGA
- a CDS encoding metallophosphoesterase family protein, translating to MSDCIAIISDVHGNRHALEAVRRAIRQAAVTRIWCLGDMVGYGAHPAECLRVCVTESERCIAGNHDLAAAGRVRADQFTAHARAAIDWTRGRLDRNSLDRLAALAPEDPEGEVALFHASPRDPIWEYVITGEQVRAALDAHPARIMLIGHTHLAGAWRLGDDERLDGGLVRGEETLSIETGRWIINPGSVGQPRDLDPRASWAILDMDALTLRFRRTPYDVPGAQNAIQVAGLPTDLGARLAEGR from the coding sequence GTGAGCGACTGCATCGCCATCATCAGCGACGTCCACGGCAACCGCCACGCGCTCGAGGCCGTCCGCCGCGCCATCCGCCAGGCCGCCGTCACGCGCATCTGGTGCCTCGGCGACATGGTGGGCTACGGAGCACATCCCGCGGAGTGCCTTCGCGTGTGCGTGACCGAGTCCGAGCGCTGCATCGCCGGCAACCACGACCTGGCGGCGGCCGGACGCGTGCGCGCCGACCAGTTCACGGCGCACGCCCGCGCGGCCATCGACTGGACGCGCGGGCGGCTCGACCGCAACTCGCTCGACCGCCTCGCTGCCCTCGCGCCCGAGGACCCCGAGGGCGAGGTGGCGCTGTTCCACGCGAGCCCGCGCGACCCCATCTGGGAGTACGTGATCACCGGCGAGCAGGTGCGCGCGGCACTCGACGCCCACCCCGCCCGCATCATGCTCATCGGGCACACGCACTTGGCGGGCGCGTGGCGGCTCGGGGATGACGAAAGGCTGGACGGCGGGCTGGTGCGCGGCGAGGAGACCCTCTCGATCGAGACCGGCCGCTGGATCATCAACCCCGGATCGGTGGGCCAGCCGCGCGACCTCGACCCGCGGGCCTCGTGGGCGATCCTCGACATGGATGCCCTCACCCTCAGGTTCAGGCGCACCCCCTACGACGTCCCGGGCGCGCAGAACGCGATCCAGGTGGCGGGGCTGCCGACCGATCTCGGCGCCCGGCTGGCGGAGGGACGATGA
- a CDS encoding 23S rRNA (pseudouridine(1915)-N(3))-methyltransferase RlmH, with protein sequence MSPRHQMRVTAAWRMARRTASSAWRLPWTSLMMAMQSLTAAYSIGVSRLIQFVVVGRLRPPLADAGAEFEKRIARMADLQVHEVAAEPVQHGDDQVFRREGDRMRAKVAQGAHVVAMDSRGTAPASSEALASWMGRRLEDARPTCFFIGGAIGLDPSLAADADEVMSLGPLTLPHQLARVVLAEQVYRSLADLAGHPYPRAGGAR encoded by the coding sequence ATGTCGCCGAGGCACCAGATGCGCGTGACGGCGGCCTGGCGGATGGCGCGGCGGACGGCCTCGAGCGCGTGGCGGTTGCCGTGGACGTCGCTGATGATGGCGATGCAGTCGCTCACCGCGGCCTACAGTATCGGCGTGAGCCGCCTCATCCAGTTCGTGGTCGTCGGGCGCCTGCGCCCGCCGCTCGCCGATGCCGGGGCCGAGTTCGAGAAGCGCATCGCCCGCATGGCCGACCTCCAGGTGCACGAGGTGGCCGCCGAGCCCGTGCAGCATGGCGACGATCAGGTGTTCAGGCGCGAGGGCGACCGCATGCGCGCGAAGGTGGCGCAGGGCGCGCACGTGGTGGCCATGGACTCCCGCGGCACGGCCCCGGCGAGCAGCGAGGCGCTGGCTTCCTGGATGGGGCGCCGCCTCGAGGACGCCCGGCCCACGTGCTTCTTCATCGGCGGGGCCATCGGGCTCGACCCCTCGCTCGCCGCCGATGCCGACGAGGTGATGTCGCTGGGCCCGCTCACCCTGCCGCACCAGCTGGCGCGCGTGGTGCTGGCCGAGCAGGTGTACCGGTCGCTCGCCGACCTCGCGGGGCATCCCTACCCCCGCGCAGGCGGCGCTCGCTAG
- a CDS encoding arginine--tRNA ligase yields the protein MPSESPITPLALALAREASEVAGGADAVAMLEPPANAEFGDLATNVAMTLAKQARRNPREIADELAGRITSADGLAGYVQSAEVAGPGFINLTLSPAWFADAARAIAEAGDDYGRGQAEPRERILIEFVSCNPTGPPHVGHARQAAYGDGVARILEYAGHQVTREFYVNDWGRQMELFGASVAARYGQLMGLSAEVPEDGYQGEYVTAIAEKLRDEVGDQYRERVDPPDVEVLALFALRGKELMLATITEEIARFRVRFDDFLCETTLHEGGAVERGLEALIESGDAYEHDGALWFRTTAYGDEKDRVLRRSDGSTTYLAADVAYHLDKAGRGDDRLLDVLGADHHGYIARLRAVIEAGGHDPDMLEVPIVQLVSLTEGGEAKKMSKRAGTLVTLGELIDDIGVDAARFFLVQRSHETAFDLDLDVARAEGNENPVYYVQYAHARIAGILAQQPEAPADAGPPAELGPVERALLLQLALWPEVVREAERRRSPHRVAAYLMDLARDFHGFYHRCRVVGEAPEVVAFRLDLLRATRSVIAAGLDLIGVEAPDRM from the coding sequence GTGCCTTCGGAGAGTCCCATCACGCCGCTCGCCCTTGCCCTCGCGCGCGAGGCATCGGAGGTCGCGGGGGGAGCCGACGCGGTCGCCATGCTCGAGCCACCCGCCAACGCGGAGTTCGGCGACCTTGCCACCAACGTGGCGATGACCCTCGCGAAGCAGGCCAGGCGCAACCCACGCGAGATCGCTGACGAGCTGGCGGGGCGTATCACCTCGGCCGACGGGCTGGCCGGGTACGTCCAGTCGGCCGAGGTCGCGGGGCCGGGATTCATCAACCTCACTCTCAGCCCCGCGTGGTTCGCCGACGCGGCCCGGGCCATCGCCGAGGCCGGGGATGACTACGGCCGCGGCCAGGCCGAGCCGCGCGAGCGAATCCTCATCGAGTTCGTGTCGTGCAACCCCACGGGTCCGCCGCACGTGGGCCACGCCCGCCAGGCGGCCTACGGCGACGGCGTGGCGAGGATCCTCGAGTATGCCGGCCACCAGGTGACGCGCGAGTTCTACGTGAACGACTGGGGCCGCCAGATGGAGTTGTTCGGGGCATCCGTTGCCGCGCGCTACGGCCAGCTGATGGGCCTCTCCGCCGAGGTTCCGGAGGATGGCTACCAGGGCGAGTACGTCACGGCCATCGCCGAGAAGCTGCGTGACGAGGTGGGCGACCAGTACCGCGAGCGCGTGGATCCGCCCGACGTCGAGGTGCTGGCGCTCTTCGCGTTGCGCGGCAAAGAGCTGATGCTCGCCACCATCACCGAGGAGATCGCGCGCTTCCGCGTGCGATTCGACGATTTTCTCTGCGAGACCACCCTGCATGAGGGCGGCGCCGTGGAGCGGGGCCTCGAGGCGCTCATCGAATCGGGCGACGCCTACGAGCACGACGGTGCGCTGTGGTTCCGCACCACCGCATACGGAGACGAGAAGGATCGCGTGCTGCGCCGCTCGGATGGATCGACCACCTATCTGGCCGCCGACGTGGCGTACCATCTCGACAAGGCCGGGCGTGGCGACGACCGCCTGCTCGACGTGCTGGGCGCCGACCACCACGGCTACATCGCGCGCCTCCGTGCCGTGATCGAAGCCGGTGGCCACGACCCGGACATGCTCGAGGTGCCCATCGTGCAGTTGGTGTCGCTCACCGAGGGCGGCGAGGCGAAGAAGATGAGCAAGCGCGCGGGCACCCTGGTGACGCTCGGCGAGCTCATCGACGACATCGGCGTGGACGCCGCCCGGTTCTTCCTGGTGCAGCGCAGCCACGAGACGGCCTTCGACCTCGACCTCGACGTGGCCCGCGCCGAGGGCAACGAGAACCCGGTCTATTACGTGCAATACGCCCACGCGCGCATCGCGGGAATCCTGGCCCAGCAGCCCGAGGCCCCGGCCGACGCCGGCCCGCCCGCCGAGCTCGGCCCGGTCGAGCGCGCCCTGCTGCTGCAGTTGGCGCTCTGGCCCGAGGTGGTGCGCGAGGCCGAGCGCCGTCGGTCGCCCCATCGCGTGGCTGCGTACCTCATGGACCTCGCCCGCGACTTCCACGGCTTCTACCACCGCTGCCGGGTGGTGGGGGAGGCCCCCGAGGTGGTGGCCTTCCGCCTGGACCTGCTTCGCGCAACCCGGTCGGTCATCGCCGCGGGACTCGACCTCATCGGCGTGGAGGCCCCCGACCGCATGTAG